Proteins encoded together in one Vigna angularis cultivar LongXiaoDou No.4 chromosome 5, ASM1680809v1, whole genome shotgun sequence window:
- the LOC108338914 gene encoding MLP-like protein 28 encodes MSLTGKISTELPVYATADKWFHIFSKKLHHVQHVAGKVHGTKLHQGDDWHTNDSVKHWTYTLDGKTVTCLESIESVDEENKRIKYNVFGEAVDDKYKTLKIIFEAIEKEGGKAAIKWTIEYEKLREDVHPPYGYLELYDHIIKDVDAHIVEAEKDATK; translated from the exons ATGTCACTTACTGGAAAAATTAGCACTGAACTTCCAGTTTATGCAACTGCAGACAAATGGTTCCACATCTTTTCCAAAAAACTCCACCATGTTCAACACGTTGCTGGTAAAGTTCATGGAACCAAACTCCATCAAGGTGATGATTGGCATACCAATGATTCGGTCAAACACTGGACTTATACCTTAG ACGGTAAGACAGTAACATGTCTTGAAAGTATTGAATCGGTTGATGAAGAGAACAAAAGAATTAAATACAACGTCTTTGGTGAAGCTGTCGATGATAAATATAAGACGTTGAAGATAATCTTTGAAGCCATCGAGAAAGAAGGTGGCAAAGCTGCAATCAAATGGACTATTGAATATGAGAAGCTAAGAGAGGATGTTCATCCTCCATATGGCTACCTGGAATTATATGACCATATCATTAAGGATGTTGATGCTCATATTGTCGAGGCTGAAAAAGATGCCACCAAATAA